Proteins encoded by one window of Pseudochaenichthys georgianus chromosome 9, fPseGeo1.2, whole genome shotgun sequence:
- the LOC117452097 gene encoding scavenger receptor cysteine-rich type 1 protein M130-like, translating into MDHLLLLMMLLVCSSGLQAERELNSTEPGVRLVGGESRCAGALEVEHEGEWRPVGEGYSPWTLKAAGVVCRELDCGSAVSVGRREESSGRPVWWIRPDCVESGSALRECAGSSSSFYFLNLTCSDSVRLLGGTGLCSGRLEVNSDPSDPSWSSVCEADFDQQDAQVVCRQLGCGAPSVLQGALYGEGEAPMGTKEFQCGGHESALLDCSSASERSTCSPGTAVSLTCSEPGGVQLVGGESRCAGRLELEHQGEWRPVWGSPWTLKAAGVACRKLDCGSAVSVGRRVESSMRSVWWIRPDCVESGSALRECAASDSSSYFLNLTCSDSVRLLGGTGLCSGRLEVNSDSSWSSVCEADFDQQDAQVVCRQLGCGAPSVLQGALYGEGEAPMGTKEFQCGGHESALLDCSSASERSTCSPGTAVSLTCSDPGVQLVGGESRCAGALELEYEGEWRPVWSYSPWTLKAAGVACRELDCGSAVSVGERKESSMRSVWWIRPDCVQSGSALRECAASDSSSYFLNLTCSDKLFQPNISVSSSMYGVSGAQQQGFQAFRGSTFTISCSIQPQYPGGSFLLSSSTHNYTQPAVNHSAHFLFPAAEPAHQGNYSCVYHVSAFSQNFSSESRLLSVTVTGVPSDPEPFIIRAVVLPLTQLLVTVGLYFYCKATRGRRPSRQEDIELDYDDLGVPAEEEGAQGAE; encoded by the exons GACTCCAGGCTGAAAGAGAACTCAACTCAACAG AGCCTGGTGTTCGGCTGGTGGGAGGAGAGAGTCGCTGTGCAGGAGCTCTGGAGGTGGAACATGAGGGAGAATGGAGACCAGTGGGGGAGGGCTACTCTCCctggaccctgaaggcagcaggaGTCGTCTGCAGAGAGCTCGACTGTGGCTCTGCTGTCTCTGTGGGACGGAGAGAGGAGTCCTCAGGGAGACCTGTGTGGTGGATCAGACCTGACTGTGTTGAGTCTGGATCTGCTCTGAGGGAGTGTGCAGGATCATCTTCCTCTTTCTACTTCCTGAATCTCACCTGCTCAG ACTCTGTCCGGCTGCTGGGGGGGACTGGTCTGTGCTCAGGCAGACTGGAGGTGAACTCTGACCCGTCTGACCCGTCCTGGTCCTCCGTGTGTGAGGCTGACTTTGACCAGCAGGATGCTCAGGTGGTCTGCCGGCAGCTGGGCTGTGGGGCTCCTTCAGTCCTCCAGGGGGCGCTCTATGGAGAAGGGGAGGCTCCAATGGGGACCAAAGAGTTCCAGTGTGGAGGCCATGAGTCTGCTCTCCTGGACTGTAGCTCAGCCTCAGAGAGAAGCACCTGCTCACCTGGCACAGCTGTTAGCCTCACCTGCTCAG AGCCTGGTGGTGTTCAGCTGGTGGGAGGAGAGAGTCGCTGTGCAGGAAGACTGGAGCTGGAACATCAGGGAGAATGGAGACCAGTGTGGGGCTCTCCctggaccctgaaggcagcaggaGTCGCCTGCAGAAAGCTCGACTGTGGCTCTGCTGTTTCTGTGggacggagagtggagtcctCAATGAGATCTGTGTGGTGGATCAGACCTGACTGTGTTGAGTCTGGATCTGCTCTGAGGGAGTGTGCAGCATCAGATTCCTCTTCCTACTTCCTGAATCTCACCTGCTCAG ACTCTGTCAGGCTGCTGGGGGGGACTGGTCTGTGCTCAGGCAGACTGGAGGTGAACTCTGACTCGTCCTGGTCCTCCGTGTGTGAGGCTGACTTTGACCAGCAGGATGCTCAGGTGGTCTGCCGGCAGCTGGGCTGTGGGGCTCCTTCAGTCCTCCAGGGGGCGCTCTATGGAGAAGGGGAGGCTCCAATGGGGACCAAAGAGTTCCAGTGTGGAGGCCATGAGTCTGCTCTCCTGGACTGTAGCTCAGCCTCAGAGAGAAGCACCTGCTCACCTGGCACAGCTGTTAGCCTCACCTGCTCAG ATCCTGGTGTTCAGCTGGTGGGAGGAGAGAGTCGCTGTGCAGGAGCTCTGGAGCTGGAATATGAGGGAGAATGGAGACCAGTGTGGAGCTACTCTCCctggaccctgaaggcagcaggaGTCGCCTGCAGAGAGCTCGACTGTGGCTCTGCTGTTTCTGTGGGAGAGAGAAAGGAGTCCTCAATGAGATCTGTGTGGTGGATCAGACCTGACTGTGTTCAGTCTGGATCTGCTCTGAGGGAGTGTGCAGCATCAGATTCCTCTTCCTACTTCCTGAATCTCACCTGCTCAG ataAGCTGTTTCAGCCCAACATCTCTGTGTCCTCCTCCATGTACGGGGTCTCCGGGGCCCAGCAGCAGGGGTTCCAGGCGTTCAGAGGCTCCACCTTCACCATCAGTTGCTCCATCCAGCCTCAGTACCCAGGAGGCTCCTTCCTGCTCAGCTCCTCCACTCACAACTACACCCagccagctgtcaatcactctgcccacttcctgttcccggCTGCAGAGCCCGCCCACCAGGGAAACTACAGCTGTGTTTATCACGTCTCTGCTTTTTCTCAGAACTTCTCCTCTGAGAGCCGTCTGCTCTCCGTCACCGTCACAG GTGTTCCATCAGATCCAGAACCTTTTATCATCCGAGCCGTCGTCCTGCCGCTGACTCAGCTGCTGGTTACCGTCGGACTTTACTTCTACTGCAAG GCCACCAGGGGGCGGAGGCCGAGCCGACAGGAGGACATTGAGCTGGATTATGATGACCTGGGTGTTCCTGCTGAAGAGGAAGGAGCTCAGGGAGCAGAGTAG